The following is a genomic window from Sporosarcina jeotgali.
CAGCTCATACCGGATCATGCGGATGATTTGTGCAGGTCTCATATCTGGAATTTTTTTGTAGACATCCTTATATGCATCGAGCTTCCTAATCTGGCTATCTTTCAAAACCGCCATCTCTTTGAAAGCATCGAACACATTCCCCTTTATCATACTTCGCTCAAATTGCTGTAAAGCCGATTTCGATACAAATAACTGCATCTTCCCTGCTACCTTCGCAAAAATATCTTTTCGCTCTAGATTGAAACTCAGCCGCATGAAATTGAGAATATCTTGGACGACCCAGTGGGAGAAAAACTTATCATCTGCGTCTTTCATATAAAAAGGAATGCCTCTGCGATGGAGTTCGTTTACAAAAGGCGTAGAGGAAGCGTTATTCCGGAATAGAATTGCAACTTCACTCAAATTCTCTTCAGCAAGAAGTTCGTACGTCACATACTCCAATTGCTGCTTTGGATTGGTGAAGCGGCGCAACTGAATTTTTCCTTTTGAACCGTTTTCCGTATGCATCTTTTTATCCCAGCGTTTTTTATTTCGTTTGATGAATGTCGCTGATGTTGTCACGATTTCAGAAGAAGATCGATAGTTTTGTTCCATATACAAGAGCTTCGCTTCTGGATACACAAGCTTGAAATCCATTAAATAATCTGGATCCGCTCCCCTCCATGCATAGATCGACTGATCATCATCTGCAACGACACAGAGATTTCCGTGCATGGCTGTCAGATGTTCCACGATTTTGTGTTGGACGAGCGATGTATCTTGGCTTTCGTCTGTTAAGATGTAGTCATAGTTGGATTGGAATTCTGCACCGAGATCTTCATCCGTTCGCATAGCTTGTTCAGCTGCTAATAAAAGATCATCAAAGTCGAGCAGCGTGTTATCTGCACCGCCATTCTTCACCGTTTCATAGTGACGTGCGATCTTTGATGCTTTCTCAAATGGCTCATCTTTTTCCGACCAGTTCTCTGCAGGAATCATTTGATTCTTCATTAGGCTGATATACGTAGAAAGCGAATTTAGCTGGTCTTCTGTTGCATTTTCTTTTAACACTTGACGGCATGCCGCTTTCAGTGCGTTTTGTTTTGGGAATCCTTCGAGCAGTGTAAATTGACGCCCTTGTTTTGCAAGCCACTTTTTAGAAATCGTAAACGCTAAACTGTGGATTGTCGAAAAATCCGCCGCTGGTAATTCTGGAAACAATGTCGAGAATCGTTTCTGCATATCTTTTGCAGAAGCTTTACTAAAAGTGATGGCTTTTATACGCCGCGGTTTAACGCCAAGTTCTTCTATTAAATAACCGATGCGCATTATTATGGTTGTCGTCTTCCCTGAGCCTGGACAAGCCAGCAGCAAAAGGGGTCCTTCCGTTGTAAGGACCGCCTGTTTTTGCACATCGTTCAATTGGATATTCAGCTGTCTTTTTTTACGTTCAAAAAAATCTTCCATCCACATCAAATCTCCCTTAAGAATACGTTCCTTTAAATTTATCATAAATTGAGTTCTCATGAGGACTAGAACGATGTAAAAAACCTCTGCACATGTTCTGCAGAGGTTTGATAAATTAGTTGGTGCACCGCTAAAATCCACCTGTTTCCAGCCGATCATTTTGCAGATCGACTTTCTTTTTAGCACTTCCCGTGTACGCGGTCGAAGCGACTTCATCAGTCCTGCGCTGACTGTCCGTGTACTCCGTTCCAGACATACTGCCTGATTGCTGTTTCGCTCGCTGCTCTTTGCCTTCATGCTTTTCTGACAATGCTGCCACTCCTTTTCTAAGGGTCTATTGCTAGCATGTCTCAAAAACATCAGACTGAGTCAGGTGAATTTTACCTGTTCACTGCGAATAATTACTTTGGATTTCCGATTTCATCGAATGGATAAAAACGGAACTTCACTTTTCCAACTACAGAGTCTTCCTCAATACTTCCAAAGATTCGGCTGTCCATGCTGTTCGCTCTGTTATCCCCCATCACGAACAGCTGGCCTTCTGGTACTTTCACTTCGAAGTCCTGCGTCAATTTTTGACCTTCTGGAAGTGCCGCTTTGTTTGAGTTCAAGTACGTCTCCTTGTATGTCTTTCCATTGATGGAAAGGACGTCATTTTCCATAACAATTGTATCCCCTGGCAGTCCGATTACCCGTTTAATGAAGTCTTCATCTGCATTCGGTGCATGAAACACAATTTTGTCGAAATGTTCAAGGGTAGAAATTTTCGAAATGACTACCCGGTTTTTATCGTGATACGTCGGTTCCATCGATTCTCCTGAAACGATAACTGGTGTAAACAAGAACTGTCTGACAATAAATGCTACAAGCACTGCAACAATCAGGGACTTCCCCCATGACCAAAACTCTTTCTTTGACTCTGCTTCCATAGTAGAACCTCCGTTTTTCAATTTTCAATCACGTATCCAAGTGAACGCAGCACATTATCGATGAATGATTTTGTATATAAAAATACTTCATCTCGCTCGGGTTCATGGTAGATATCATGATATAAATGACGCCACTCTTTATATTGAAACTCACTGAGATTTTGACGTTTCATCCACTTTTTCGATTCCGCTGTATCTGTCATTCGATCTTCTCCGCCAGTTTGAACGAGCAGCGGTACGTCTTGTATCGATTTCTCATTCTGAAGAGTACTTTTCATGAATGATGTGAGTTCTTTGTACCAGCCGCCAGTTACAACCGATCTCACGTCGGATGCATGACGTGTTTTCGGACGTTCATCCATATTTTTCGTAAGCATGTCATAAGTAACTCCATGATCTAACTTCATTGAAGATGCCAGACGTGTCAGCATAGATGAAAACTTAGGCGGGTGGTGGATTAACGATAGCCACGGTGAACTGATAATTAGCCCAGCGCATTCAATTCGATGCCTCTGAAGTAAATGAATCATCACTGTAGCACCCAACCCATGAGCCAATACGATGACGGGCACACTTTCTTTCAATCCAGCGTCGATCATTTTCTTTGCAAACTCTTTATAAGAATCGAAAGTCTCTTCATGAGGATTCCCTTTCTCCTCCGGACTATGTCCCGGCAAATCACCTGTAATCACGTCAAATCCCGAAATCCTTAATTGCTGTATCAGCCATGCATACCGCTGATGGTCTTCGTACGCGTTATGTACAATGACAATGACTGCTTTTGCTTGTCCGTCTGCTTCCCATTTCCACATAGCGCTTCCCTCCATTTATATCAATGCTTTAAACTCAATTTGTACATGGTCCTAAAACTTTGATAGGATTATTATACATCAATGCACAACAAGGAGGGCATTTTCATGATTGTTCCGTATAAGGATGTTTGGCCAAACATCGATGAAACCGTTTTTGTAGCTGATTTTGCTGTCATTAGCGGAGATGTCACAATCGGCGCGGATTCGTCTGTTTGGTTTAGTACCGTCATCCGCGGCGACGTTGCACCGACCCGTATCGGTAAACGCGTCAGCATTCAAGACTTATCCTGTCTGCATCAAAGTCCTAACACACCGTTAGTCATAGAAGATGACGTCACAATCGGACATAAAGTTACGTTACATAGCTGTACAATTAAAAAAGGGGCTCTCGTTGGAATGGGTTCTATAATATTAGATGGTGCAGTGGTTGGTGAAGGCGCATTTGTAGGGGCAGGCAGTTTAGTTCCTCCAGGTAAAGTCATTCCCCCTGGTATGTTAGCACTCGGTTCTCCGGCAAAAGTTGTTCGTGAAGTTACAGACGAAGACCGGGCGGATATGGACAGAATCGTTAAGAGCTACGTAGAAAAAGGTCAGTATTACAAACAACTTCAAAATTGAAATGTAAAAAAGAAAAGCAAGGGCGCTTAAATCGGCCCTTGCTTTTTTGTATTTACCCTTTAAGTTGAGTAACTTCTTCTTTCAATGCTGAAGCTTTGTCTGTCCGTTCCCAAGGAAGATCGATATCCGTTCTGCCGAAGTGACCGTAAGCTGCTGTCTGCTTATAAATCGGACGGCGCAGGTCGAGCATCTTGATAATCCCTGCCGGGCGCAGATCGAAATGGTTTCTGACAAGCTCAACAAGACGGCTTTCAGGAATATCACTTGTTCCGAATGTATCAACAGAAATCGAAACAGGCTTCGCCACACCGATTGCATACGCCAGCTGTACTTCACAGCGATCCGCAAGACCTGCAGCGACTAAGTTTTTAGCAACATAACGTGCTGCGTAAGATGCTGAACGGTCAACTTTGGTTGCGTCTTTACCAGAAAACGCACCTCCCCCATGCCGAGCATAGCCTCCGTACGTATCAACGATGATTTTACGTCCAGTTAAACCAGCGTCCCCTTGTGGACCTCCAATCACAAAACGCCCAGATGGGTTGATGAAGTATTTTGTTTCTTCATCCAGTAAGTTCTTCGGTACGACAGAGTCAATCACGTGCTGTTTGACTTCACGCTGCAATTGCTCCAGTGTCACTTCAGGATGATGCTGTGTAGAAATAACAATCGTATCCACACGGATGGGTTCGTTCTTTTCATTATATTCAATCGTTACTTGTGTTTTCCCATCCGGACGTAAGTAGTCAAGTGTTTCTTCTTTCCGCACTTTTGTAAGCTGACGTGAAAGTTTGTGCGCAAGGCTGATTGGCAGAGGCATCAATTCCTCTGTTTCGTTACACGCATATCCAAACATGAGTCCCTGGTCGCCAGCACCAATTGCTTCTAATTCTTCGTCATCCATTTGGCCTTCACGTGCTTCAAGCGCACGATCGACGCTGGCTGCGATGTCCGGTGATTGTTCATCAATAGATGTCAGTACGGAAGACGTTTCGTAATCGAATCCGTATTTCGCACGTGTGTAGCCAATTTCCTTTACGGTTTCTCGAACCACTTTCGGAATATCGACATACGTAGTTGTCGTAATTTCTCCAATCACGAGAACTAATCCTGTTGTAATTGTCGTTTCACACGCAACGCGTGCGTTCGGGTCTTCCTCGATAATCGCATCCAGAATTGCATCTGAAATTTGGTCGCACATCTTATCAGGATGGCCTTCTGTTACCGACTCAGATGTAAACAGTCGTCGATTTGTCATATGATTTCCTCCTTCAGCCGCAAGTCTCCTTACAGCGAACTCGTGATACGGTACTCTCGTTTTCCCAGTTTTCGTCCCGCGCCTGAAGAGAAGCGACGTTCAACGTTCACAAGGATAAAGGCAAACAATAGAAAAAGCCCTCCACTCACGTATTGCATACATGAGGAAAGGCATGAGTTTCATAGGCACCTTTCACTCTTATCGTCCAGGGTTTCCCCCTGCTCCAGGTTTGGCACCTTTTCATAGACAAGGACGTCTATGCAGGTTGCCGGGCATCATAGGGCCTGTCCCTCCGCCGACTCGGGATAAGAGTATCCGTTCATCTATCTATGCTACGAGAAAATAGAGCTATTGTCAATTTTTTTGTTGTTCTCACTTGAGTTTTGAATTAGTATAGTTTATTATTCTTAATGTGTTATACTAATTCAAAATAAGACAGCCCCAACACGGGCAATAATGAAAAGGACGGTATCTACCTATGATTTCAGCGAAAATAGATAATGGACTCAAAGAACTTCTTTCTGGAACTAATATTACATTACAGCCCTCTGTACCTGTATTAGTCGAAAAAGCAGTTTCCCGCGGTGAGGCGAAGCTTTCAGCAGATGGAGCCGTTACAGCGCAAACCGGGAAGTATACCGGCCGTTCCCCTAAAGATCGTTACATAACTGAAGAAGCGGCTTCAAAAGATAAGATTGACTGGGGTTCTGTCAATCGTCCAATTTCAGAAGATCACTTCGACAACCTATATAAGAAGGTTTTGAACCACCTTCAAACAAAAGAAGAACTATTTGTATTTAAAGGATTTGCAGGAGCTGACAAAGCTTCACAACTTTCTATTCAAGTTATCAACGAATTTGCGTGGCAGAACCTGTTCGTGCATCAGCTCTTCATCCGCCCTACTGAAGAAGAATTGAAAATGCACGAAGCACAATTCACAATCCTGGCTGCACCTTCGTTCAAAGCAGATCCTGCTGTTGACGGTACGGACACTGAAACATTTGTCATCATTTCACTCGAAAAACGTATTGTGTTAATCGGCGGTACTGAATACGCAGGAGAAATGAAGAAATCGATTTTCTCTGTCATGAACTACCTGCTTCCTGAGAACGGCATTCTTTCCATGCACTGTTCAGCAAACGTTGGGGAAAAAGGCGATGCAGCTCTATTCTTCGGCTTGTCAGGTACAGGTAAAACAACGCTTTCTGCTGATGCAAACCGCAAACTCATCGGTGATGATGAGCACGGTTGGTCAGATCATGGAATCTTTAACATTGAAGGCGGATGCTACGCGAAGTGCATCCATTTGTCACCAGAAAAAGAACCTGAGATCTTCGGTGCCATTCAATTCGGGACAGTTTTAGAAAACGTGGTACTCGATACAGAGTCACGCGTGCCCGATTATGATGATACAACTTTAACTGAAAATACACGCGCTGCTTATCCAATTGAGAACATTGACAATATCGTGCTTCCATCAGTTGCTGGACACCCGGAAACGATCATCTTCCTAACTGCTGATGCGTTCGGCGTGCTGCCTCCAATCTCGAAATTGACGAAAGAACAAGCGATGTATCATTTCCTAAGCGGATTCACATCGAAACTTGCGGGTACTGAACGTGGAATCACATCACCAGAAGCAACATTCTCTACATGCTTCGGTTCACCATTCCTGCCGCTTCCGGCAACAGTATATGCAGATATGCTAGGCAAGAAAATCGATGAGCACGGTTCACGTGTATTCCTTGTAAACACTGGCTGGACCGGCGGTGTCTATGGCGTTGGTAAACGTATGGACTTGAAGCACACACGCACAATGGTTCGCGCAG
Proteins encoded in this region:
- the metK gene encoding methionine adenosyltransferase, encoding MTNRRLFTSESVTEGHPDKMCDQISDAILDAIIEEDPNARVACETTITTGLVLVIGEITTTTYVDIPKVVRETVKEIGYTRAKYGFDYETSSVLTSIDEQSPDIAASVDRALEAREGQMDDEELEAIGAGDQGLMFGYACNETEELMPLPISLAHKLSRQLTKVRKEETLDYLRPDGKTQVTIEYNEKNEPIRVDTIVISTQHHPEVTLEQLQREVKQHVIDSVVPKNLLDEETKYFINPSGRFVIGGPQGDAGLTGRKIIVDTYGGYARHGGGAFSGKDATKVDRSASYAARYVAKNLVAAGLADRCEVQLAYAIGVAKPVSISVDTFGTSDIPESRLVELVRNHFDLRPAGIIKMLDLRRPIYKQTAAYGHFGRTDIDLPWERTDKASALKEEVTQLKG
- a CDS encoding alpha/beta hydrolase, with amino-acid sequence MWKWEADGQAKAVIVIVHNAYEDHQRYAWLIQQLRISGFDVITGDLPGHSPEEKGNPHEETFDSYKEFAKKMIDAGLKESVPVIVLAHGLGATVMIHLLQRHRIECAGLIISSPWLSLIHHPPKFSSMLTRLASSMKLDHGVTYDMLTKNMDERPKTRHASDVRSVVTGGWYKELTSFMKSTLQNEKSIQDVPLLVQTGGEDRMTDTAESKKWMKRQNLSEFQYKEWRHLYHDIYHEPERDEVFLYTKSFIDNVLRSLGYVIEN
- a CDS encoding ATP-dependent helicase yields the protein MEDFFERKKRQLNIQLNDVQKQAVLTTEGPLLLLACPGSGKTTTIIMRIGYLIEELGVKPRRIKAITFSKASAKDMQKRFSTLFPELPAADFSTIHSLAFTISKKWLAKQGRQFTLLEGFPKQNALKAACRQVLKENATEDQLNSLSTYISLMKNQMIPAENWSEKDEPFEKASKIARHYETVKNGGADNTLLDFDDLLLAAEQAMRTDEDLGAEFQSNYDYILTDESQDTSLVQHKIVEHLTAMHGNLCVVADDDQSIYAWRGADPDYLMDFKLVYPEAKLLYMEQNYRSSSEIVTTSATFIKRNKKRWDKKMHTENGSKGKIQLRRFTNPKQQLEYVTYELLAEENLSEVAILFRNNASSTPFVNELHRRGIPFYMKDADDKFFSHWVVQDILNFMRLSFNLERKDIFAKVAGKMQLFVSKSALQQFERSMIKGNVFDAFKEMAVLKDSQIRKLDAYKDVYKKIPDMRPAQIIRMIRYELGYEESLVSMSTKFGYRADSLKGILDTLEGIAEQTRTMIEFAEQLKTLEEAVQQAKRDPAGQAVTLSTFHSAKGLEFKRVFMIDLVKGTIPSEDDLTDPQLLEEARRLFYVGMTRAKDRLELLSFSMEDGKTKEDSKFVNEVRGILLPKRTDSAKSTSSLVKTAPKSIEVNPNGIGDLQLLSKGALIKHRVFGKGEILEVGSESIEIRFAAATKRLALQPVLEKRMLEAAEL
- the lepB gene encoding signal peptidase I; this translates as MEAESKKEFWSWGKSLIVAVLVAFIVRQFLFTPVIVSGESMEPTYHDKNRVVISKISTLEHFDKIVFHAPNADEDFIKRVIGLPGDTIVMENDVLSINGKTYKETYLNSNKAALPEGQKLTQDFEVKVPEGQLFVMGDNRANSMDSRIFGSIEEDSVVGKVKFRFYPFDEIGNPK
- a CDS encoding gamma carbonic anhydrase yields the protein MIVPYKDVWPNIDETVFVADFAVISGDVTIGADSSVWFSTVIRGDVAPTRIGKRVSIQDLSCLHQSPNTPLVIEDDVTIGHKVTLHSCTIKKGALVGMGSIILDGAVVGEGAFVGAGSLVPPGKVIPPGMLALGSPAKVVREVTDEDRADMDRIVKSYVEKGQYYKQLQN
- the pckA gene encoding phosphoenolpyruvate carboxykinase (ATP), with the protein product MISAKIDNGLKELLSGTNITLQPSVPVLVEKAVSRGEAKLSADGAVTAQTGKYTGRSPKDRYITEEAASKDKIDWGSVNRPISEDHFDNLYKKVLNHLQTKEELFVFKGFAGADKASQLSIQVINEFAWQNLFVHQLFIRPTEEELKMHEAQFTILAAPSFKADPAVDGTDTETFVIISLEKRIVLIGGTEYAGEMKKSIFSVMNYLLPENGILSMHCSANVGEKGDAALFFGLSGTGKTTLSADANRKLIGDDEHGWSDHGIFNIEGGCYAKCIHLSPEKEPEIFGAIQFGTVLENVVLDTESRVPDYDDTTLTENTRAAYPIENIDNIVLPSVAGHPETIIFLTADAFGVLPPISKLTKEQAMYHFLSGFTSKLAGTERGITSPEATFSTCFGSPFLPLPATVYADMLGKKIDEHGSRVFLVNTGWTGGVYGVGKRMDLKHTRTMVRAALSGELDDVETETSATFGLQIPKQIQGVPSEVLNPRNAWSDASEYDAKAKELSQLFKDNFKKFDQVSEEILQKGGPII